Genomic window (Lynx canadensis isolate LIC74 chromosome A1, mLynCan4.pri.v2, whole genome shotgun sequence):
cagcacagagcgcagtgtggggcttgatctcccaaatCAGGATATCGTggcctgagctcaaatcaagagtgggacacttaactgactgagccacccaggtgcccttaatgtttttctttttttttttttaataaatgaaattggCAGAAGTGCTTTTGGACTTTGTTACATTTTTGCTGGAGCATTTATAGGAATTTCTGTTCTCCAGGGGCAAGATTCTTGCTAAGAGAATTAATGTACGTATCGAGCACATTAAGCACTCAAAGAGCCGAGACAGCTTCCTGAAGCgtgtgaaggaaaatgatcagaaaaagaaggaagccaaggagaaaggtaCTTGGGTTCAACTGAAGCGCCAGGTGAGTGCTTGGCAGATGGCTTCTTGGTATTCATCTTGGGAATTTTAAAACTTGCTCAGtggtcattttcttttacttgaaaGTTAATGAATTGactatgttacttttttttggtTCTAGAGTACTTTGAAATTGATGATTGTAGTTTACATGATTGTtcccttgcctttttcttttttaatagccTGCCCCACCCAGAGAAGCACACTTTGTGAGAACCAATGGAAAGGAGCCTGAGCTGTTGGAACCCATTCCCTATGAATTCATGGcgtgataaatgtaaaaaaaataaaagatgtcaagactataaaaatgtttcttttaattgagTAGCAGCGTGGTATTGTCTTCCCCAAAGAAGTATTTAAAGCAAACTTTATATCCGAATTCAGTGGGGGATGGCTTTATtcaaattttgtgggttttgaggcacctggatgactcagttaagcatccgactttgggtcaggtcatgatcttgcagttcatgagtttgagccccgtgtcaggctctgtgctgacagctcagagcctggatcctgctttggattctgtgtctccctctctgccctcccctgcttgtggtctctctagagtccaaaataaacgttaaaatatgatggggtttttgtttgttttgtttttgctgaaagATGTGAAGTGGTTTATTGTACAATATACTCAATTGATTAGGAACTGTCAGATAGTACctataacatattttatagtagttttaaaatagtttctctaaatcactaagaaaaaagattttttaaaaacaaatgaaaggttATCTGTTGATTGCATTTAAGCACGGAAAGTTGAGTACTTGTAATTGTATCAAGTCTTAAGTAGCTATGTTTTAAGGATAAAGAACTTCCCTTTGAAGCCTATTACTTAAAAAGATTGTTTAAAGCATGCTGGTTCCCGCTAAATTGTTTTCCCTGTCATTTCCTGTTAAGTGTTTTTCTATATGGTGTTAGGAAAAATTTGTTTATTGGAAACGCTCTTTGTTGCCCCAGGTCCTTTGCACTTGCCTTTGCCCAAGACTGCCTATGCTTTCTAAAGTTGGTGAATTCCTGATTGTCCTTTGTTCACCTTGCATGTCGTAAGTGAACCTTCCCTAATGTATtttaaggagaaaggagaggaatgaaACGAATCAAAGGAGAAAATCTGCTTTGGGATGATAGAATTAAATCCCTTATATCTATTACCATGACaggtgtgtttgcttttttttacagtgtttataattttgaaaaacttgtCTTACCCATTACATCTGAGGTTAGAGATTGTCTTAGTAACTTTGCACTCCtaaggcctggcacatagtaagcatttaataaatgctctTGGGATTAATGAGGAAagcactgtctttttttttgtttttttttcttgatgtgcATTTTCTCATTCGTTTAATCTTGTTTTCTGGGATTATTTAAATCTCCCACATGCTGTGGAAACCTCAAGAAACCTCAACAGTTCCTGGCTTGTCTTCCAGCAGCTCGTGTTAACCTCACTTTCTGTTGTCCCCTGTGAAATGAGGGTGTTTCCCGCAGGAGTATAGGGATTGGACCACCCGGTTCCCGGAGGTCCTTTGTGCACTCAGGGCCTGTGATTTCCTGTTAAACCATGACCCTCATGGCATACTTGTGAGAAGAGGCCTGGCGGAGGACAAGATGCGCTCGGTGCGGGAGAGCTGGCGAGGCTGAATGTTGAGGGAAAGAAGGGCCGCAAGGAGAGCTGGCTTAGGGCAGTTACCTTAGGGCAGTTCATCGGGACCCGTGAGCTCCCATCTGGGGTGCAGTGCAGTCCGTGGCAGCGGTGGTCCTGCGAATGTACGTAAGGCATTTGGGGCTTTTCAGATTACGCTTTAAAGATTGTTCTTCGCACACAGCGGGGAGTCTAAAATGTGTTTTCCAGATTCCCGATTCATTGAGAATAAATTGTTTTCCTGAAGGATTATACTAGTTTGCCCTCCCGTGAATGAAAATGCTGGTCTCCGCACTGTTCTCATTCAGTCTTTGCTAACTTGGTGGGAGCATACTGCATTCATTATGGACTTGGCTTCACCTTCTGCAGCACTTGCCTGGTTTCCCTTTGCCTCTTAGTACAGTCTTTGCTGTGTCTTGACTACCTTTCCGACCTCCAGATTCTCAAGGGCCTTATAAAAACCCACATNNNNNNNNNNNNNNNNNNNNNNNNNNNNNNNNNNNNNNNNNNNNNNNNNNNNNNNNNNNNNNNNNNNNNNNNNNNNNNNNNNNNNNNNNNNNNNNNNNACTGTCCATCTGTGAAACTTTACAGGTTCTTCTACTAAAACAATGTTTcagttgactttattttttagtgcaGTTATAGATTCACAGGAAAATGGAGCAGAAAGTAGAGAGAATTCCCATGTATTCCTTGGCCCCCAACACATaaagcaccccctccccactaGCAACATCTTGCACAGAGGGGTCCATTTGTTACAATTGGTGAAACTACATTATACATCATCCTTACCAACCAAAGTGCAGTTTATATTAAggttcactcttagtgttgtccatccttttaatttttttaacggttgatttttgagaggcagagaaagactgagtgcaggaggggaggggcagagagagagagggagacacagaatctgaacgcTTATAGcattttgcagagagagagagagagagagagagagacaatctgaatctgaatccgaagcaggctccaggctctgagctgtccacaaggagccggatgcggggctcaaacccacgaaccgtgagatcacgacctgagctgaagttggacacttaaccgactgccaTTTTTGTtgtgcattctatgggttttagcaaatgtataatgacacatGTCCACCATTACAGGATCACACAGCATAGTTTCCTTACCTTGGAAGatcccctgtgctctgcctgttcatccgtccctctctccctccctcctaactcctggcaaccaccaatcttgttactgtctctatagtttcGCCTTTCGCAAAATATCATACATGTAGTTGGAATCCAGCATGTAGAATTGGTTTCTTTcgcttagtaatatgcatttaagtttccctCCTGTCTTTTCACGGCTTGATAGCTGTTTTCTTTCCACTGctgcgtaatattccattgtgagaTGTACCACCGTTTGTGTATCCGTTCACTCACTGAAGgaaatcttggttgcttccaagtttcgGCTATAAAGCTGCCGTAAAcattgtagcaggattctcgcacagagagtcGTGACGTTGAGGCTTTTCTTTCGAGAGAGCAACTTTATTGGTGCCGGCACGCCTCAGTTGGGTTcatacccaaagaactgagcgcCGAACATCACGTGGCATAGTTTTTGTAATccgttttctatttctttatcttccatatatggtaacacacacaaatatgtagtctgattaagtggtctcatgttacaaagTCACGAGGGATGTTGTCATGTAGGCGcatagccaggttaccttgaggttggtttgttttttgttttttgttttcctttttctctttgtctctttttttcccttctccataaggaggggaccctaccacagtatgtgtgcaggtttttgtatggacataagtttt
Coding sequences:
- the RPL21 gene encoding 60S ribosomal protein L21, whose amino-acid sequence is MTNTKGKRRGTRYMFSRPFRKHGVVPLATYMRIYKKGDIVDIKGMGTVQKGMPHKCYHGKTGRVYNVTQHAVGIVVNKQVKGKILAKRINVRIEHIKHSKSRDSFLKRVKENDQKKKEAKEKGTWVQLKRQPAPPREAHFVRTNGKEPELLEPIPYEFMA